A single Sporosarcina sp. FSL W8-0480 DNA region contains:
- a CDS encoding purine/pyrimidine permease produces the protein MKHIIGGFQWAVFLLASSIAAPIAIAHVFGMDTVETTLFIQRTMFVLGLACLIQAFVGHRLPINEGPAGLWWGIFVVYAGMVGVMYPTSGDALQALQSGMIVSGILFILLAVTGLISKMKTLFTPAVTFTYLMLLILQLSGTFLKGMVGVESPNDKIDGLLFLGSLIVVLVTFITMNHKVPWVTRYSVLLSIGIGWVLFLVIGKAEFIQFEFDGWIQLPEVLVYGMPVWDSGMFITAGFITLLLIANMMASIRVMESLLKQSFSVTPPDRMKQGSIASGLNHLFAGLFSAIGPVPISGAAGFVGATRIASIKPFIVGSIIVVLITIFPAIMSVFAALPAPVAYAVTFAIFSKMVEMAFRELSVEPNQERGYKVAAIGLMIGVGIMFIPQESMSDLPNAISAVLSNGLITGTVIAIFIEQFYLWRERRRT, from the coding sequence ATGAAACATATTATTGGGGGCTTCCAGTGGGCGGTTTTTTTACTTGCATCCTCGATTGCAGCACCAATCGCAATAGCGCATGTTTTTGGTATGGATACAGTGGAAACTACGCTGTTCATTCAACGAACGATGTTTGTACTTGGTTTGGCATGTCTTATTCAAGCATTTGTCGGTCACCGTTTGCCGATTAATGAAGGGCCGGCTGGACTCTGGTGGGGAATTTTCGTTGTGTATGCCGGCATGGTGGGCGTTATGTATCCAACAAGCGGGGATGCATTGCAAGCCTTGCAAAGCGGCATGATTGTTAGTGGAATCCTATTTATTCTATTAGCCGTCACCGGATTAATCTCTAAAATGAAAACACTTTTCACACCGGCCGTCACATTTACATACCTCATGCTGCTTATCTTACAATTGAGCGGAACGTTTTTAAAAGGAATGGTTGGAGTAGAAAGTCCTAATGACAAGATTGATGGGTTGCTGTTTTTGGGCAGCCTTATTGTTGTCTTAGTCACTTTCATTACAATGAATCATAAAGTACCTTGGGTAACAAGATATTCTGTCCTATTGTCGATAGGGATTGGTTGGGTTCTCTTTTTAGTCATTGGAAAAGCGGAGTTTATTCAATTCGAATTTGATGGATGGATTCAGTTGCCTGAAGTTCTTGTATACGGAATGCCGGTATGGGATAGTGGAATGTTTATAACTGCAGGATTTATAACGCTATTGCTCATCGCCAATATGATGGCATCCATACGGGTAATGGAAAGCTTATTAAAACAATCATTTTCAGTTACCCCGCCAGATCGTATGAAACAGGGATCGATAGCATCCGGTCTGAACCACTTGTTCGCAGGATTATTTTCTGCAATTGGTCCGGTACCCATTTCCGGAGCAGCTGGGTTTGTAGGTGCAACAAGGATTGCTTCTATAAAGCCGTTCATTGTAGGAAGTATCATTGTAGTCCTCATTACCATTTTCCCTGCAATCATGTCAGTGTTTGCGGCATTGCCAGCACCTGTTGCCTATGCTGTCACATTCGCGATATTCTCGAAAATGGTGGAAATGGCATTTCGTGAGTTGTCGGTAGAGCCGAACCAGGAACGTGGCTACAAAGTTGCGGCGATTGGATTGATGATTGGTGTTGGTATCATGTTCATCCCGCAAGAAAGCATGTCCGATTTGCCAAATGCTATTTCTGCGGTCTTGTCGAATGGACTTATAACGGGAACGGTAATTGCGATTTTTATCGAACAGTTTTATCTATGGAGGGAACGCCGTCGAACTTGA
- a CDS encoding DUF421 domain-containing protein: MDYVIIGSKLIVGLIALMAVIRLLGKKHLAEMTPYDIIYLIIFGGILEESIYDKKVSIWMFLFSLAIWATSIYLIEKLVARFNPLRIMLKGEPDQLIDDGKVNIKAFKRNQLEMEQVRTMLRQQGIFSLREVRDMYIEPGGQISINSFAKYKSVTAGDLKLGKEEEAPSVLLVDEGELKLEVLNAIGKTEHWLKEGLHGEGYDEIEKILYCEWSKTEGFFIRSYADTINSNKHKPS, from the coding sequence ATGGATTATGTAATCATTGGGTCGAAGCTCATTGTTGGTCTGATCGCCTTAATGGCGGTCATTAGGCTATTAGGTAAAAAACATTTGGCCGAAATGACTCCGTATGACATCATCTATTTGATCATTTTCGGCGGCATTCTTGAAGAAAGTATTTATGATAAAAAAGTTTCCATATGGATGTTTCTCTTTTCACTTGCTATTTGGGCTACTTCTATTTATTTAATTGAAAAGTTGGTTGCCCGCTTCAATCCTTTACGAATAATGCTAAAAGGGGAACCTGATCAATTAATAGATGATGGTAAGGTCAATATAAAAGCCTTTAAAAGAAATCAATTGGAGATGGAGCAGGTGCGGACGATGCTACGACAGCAAGGTATTTTTTCATTAAGAGAGGTTCGTGATATGTATATTGAACCGGGCGGGCAAATTTCCATCAATTCCTTTGCGAAGTACAAATCTGTTACGGCAGGTGACTTGAAGTTAGGAAAGGAAGAAGAGGCACCAAGTGTATTATTAGTCGATGAGGGAGAATTGAAATTAGAGGTTTTGAATGCTATCGGTAAAACAGAACATTGGTTAAAAGAGGGTCTACATGGAGAAGGGTATGATGAAATAGAAAAGATTCTATACTGTGAATGGTCTAAAACGGAAGGGTTTTTCATACGTAGCTATGCCGATACTATAAATAGCAATAAACATAAACCGAGTTGA
- a CDS encoding general stress protein, with the protein MVQRHVVGYYDTEAEAVAAIEELKRQGYSSNDISIISKDRDHVDNIEEQTGTHAADGAATGAATGGVLGGLGGILAGIGALAIPGVGPIIAAGPIVAGITGAAAGAGVGGLAGALIGAGIPEDEANRYNDYFNEGKILVLIDGEYDYREVRMDYPDNPRL; encoded by the coding sequence ATGGTACAACGACATGTAGTAGGTTACTATGATACTGAAGCTGAAGCCGTGGCGGCAATCGAGGAATTGAAGAGACAAGGATATAGCTCAAATGACATTTCAATCATTAGTAAGGATAGGGATCATGTAGATAATATCGAAGAACAAACTGGAACGCATGCTGCGGACGGTGCAGCTACAGGAGCTGCAACTGGAGGTGTGCTTGGCGGTCTTGGAGGAATACTCGCAGGTATTGGTGCACTCGCCATTCCTGGTGTAGGACCAATTATAGCAGCAGGTCCAATTGTCGCAGGCATAACAGGTGCAGCAGCAGGAGCTGGAGTTGGCGGTCTTGCGGGAGCATTGATAGGTGCGGGTATCCCAGAAGATGAGGCTAATCGATATAATGATTACTTCAATGAAGGGAAGATCCTTGTTTTAATCGACGGGGAGTATGACTATCGCGAAGTTCGAATGGACTACCCGGATAATCCAAGATTATAA
- a CDS encoding LPXTG cell wall anchor domain-containing protein: protein MSDEMLKQRKAELAEKLGLGKTEPLKSTFFKGDFGYSINITEVIAVLLLLLIGVFLLVYRRRKKKRGSMRDE from the coding sequence TTGAGTGATGAAATGTTAAAACAAAGAAAAGCAGAGTTAGCGGAAAAATTGGGGTTAGGCAAAACAGAACCGTTGAAAAGCACGTTTTTTAAAGGAGATTTTGGTTACAGTATTAACATTACCGAAGTAATTGCTGTACTTCTACTTTTATTAATAGGGGTATTTCTATTAGTTTATCGTAGGAGGAAAAAAAAGAGAGGGAGCATGCGGGATGAGTAA
- a CDS encoding YfiT family bacillithiol transferase, producing MDVRFPIGELQVPENVTLENVQEWLKEIESYTTRLRETVAHLGDEDLSKTYRDGAWTVLQLVHHIADSQLNMYQRLKLALTDENPTVPAFDEEKWAIQPDTQLPAESSIKMLEGINERIVSLGNHLTDEQLDRTFTHEKNGKITVATKLRKLAWHEEHHLAHIKIALSK from the coding sequence ATGGACGTAAGATTTCCAATTGGGGAGTTGCAAGTTCCGGAAAATGTAACATTGGAGAATGTACAAGAATGGCTAAAGGAAATCGAATCTTATACGACTCGGTTAAGGGAGACTGTTGCCCATTTGGGTGACGAGGACTTAAGTAAAACTTACCGCGATGGTGCTTGGACGGTGCTGCAACTTGTTCATCATATAGCGGATTCGCAGCTAAACATGTATCAACGTCTAAAGCTTGCATTGACGGATGAAAATCCAACAGTACCGGCATTTGATGAGGAAAAATGGGCTATCCAACCGGATACGCAGCTTCCAGCAGAAAGCTCCATTAAAATGCTTGAAGGTATTAACGAGCGTATCGTATCTTTAGGAAATCATCTAACTGATGAGCAATTAGATCGGACATTCACACATGAAAAGAACGGGAAAATAACCGTCGCTACAAAACTTAGGAAATTAGCTTGGCACGAAGAGCACCACTTGGCGCATATTAAAATAGCATTATCTAAATGA
- the rpmJ gene encoding 50S ribosomal protein L36, whose amino-acid sequence MKVRPSVKPICEKCKVIRRRGKVMVICENFRHKQRQG is encoded by the coding sequence ATGAAAGTTAGACCATCAGTTAAGCCAATTTGTGAAAAATGTAAAGTTATTAGAAGACGCGGCAAGGTCATGGTGATTTGCGAAAACTTTCGGCATAAACAAAGACAAGGTTAA
- the splB gene encoding spore photoproduct lyase, producing MNKPFSPKLVYFEPDALNYPLGRELLDKFEKTDVEIRYTTSHNQVRNLPGDNDFQRYRIAKSTLVVGIRKTLKFDTSKPSAEYAIPFATGCMGHCHYCYLQTTMGNKPYIRTYVNVDEILDAADRYMAERAPDFTRFEASCTSDIVGIDSLTHTLKRAIEHFGKSEYGKLRFVTKFHHVDHLLDAKHNGKTRFRFSVNADYVIKYFEPGTSPLAKRIEAAGKVARAGYPLGFIVAPIYLHEGWEDGYYHMFERLEAELPPEAKKDLTFEFIQHRFTKPAKRVIEKNYPMTKLELDEEKRRYKWGKYGIGKYIYQKDEEEDIKSHLYAYMEKFFPEAKLEYFT from the coding sequence ATGAATAAGCCGTTTTCACCTAAGCTTGTTTATTTTGAACCGGATGCTCTTAATTATCCATTAGGTAGGGAACTATTGGATAAGTTTGAGAAAACCGATGTTGAAATTCGATACACAACCTCCCATAATCAGGTTAGAAATCTTCCTGGTGATAATGATTTCCAGCGATATCGAATTGCCAAATCCACATTGGTCGTTGGAATAAGAAAAACACTAAAATTTGACACTTCAAAGCCTTCTGCGGAGTACGCTATTCCGTTCGCCACAGGTTGTATGGGACATTGTCATTATTGCTATTTACAAACAACGATGGGAAATAAACCTTATATTCGAACATATGTGAATGTGGATGAAATCCTTGATGCTGCAGATCGATATATGGCTGAGCGCGCCCCGGATTTTACAAGATTTGAAGCCTCTTGTACATCCGATATTGTTGGCATTGATTCATTGACGCATACATTAAAACGGGCTATTGAACATTTCGGGAAATCCGAATATGGGAAACTGAGATTTGTCACGAAGTTCCATCACGTTGATCACTTACTTGATGCAAAGCATAATGGGAAAACCCGTTTTCGCTTTAGTGTGAATGCTGATTATGTCATCAAGTATTTTGAACCCGGGACATCACCCTTGGCAAAACGGATTGAGGCCGCTGGAAAGGTAGCACGGGCAGGATATCCTCTTGGTTTTATTGTTGCTCCGATTTATCTACATGAAGGCTGGGAAGATGGCTATTACCATATGTTTGAACGTCTTGAAGCAGAATTGCCACCTGAAGCAAAAAAGGATCTTACCTTTGAATTCATCCAACACCGTTTTACGAAACCGGCCAAGCGAGTTATAGAAAAAAATTACCCAATGACAAAATTGGAATTGGATGAGGAAAAGCGTAGATATAAATGGGGTAAATATGGAATTGGAAAATACATTTATCAAAAAGATGAAGAAGAAGATATAAAAAGTCATCTGTATGCATATATGGAAAAATTCTTTCCGGAAGCAAAACTGGAGTATTTCACATAA
- a CDS encoding transcriptional regulator SplA domain-containing protein yields the protein MSGMNDSYKAGDIVYVFYRNPHTQDVANVQSAAVVNHPEEPDKLALFLYEEFYPISDEMAVYSSEEDANQAYNYYLGDSEVGRLDE from the coding sequence ATGTCAGGAATGAATGACTCTTATAAAGCGGGGGATATAGTTTACGTTTTTTACCGTAATCCCCACACCCAAGATGTAGCAAATGTACAGTCCGCTGCCGTAGTCAACCATCCAGAGGAACCAGATAAACTTGCTTTATTCCTTTATGAAGAATTCTACCCAATATCCGATGAAATGGCCGTTTATTCATCAGAAGAGGATGCGAACCAAGCCTATAACTATTATTTAGGGGATTCTGAGGTAGGTCGATTGGATGAATAA
- a CDS encoding GNAT family N-acetyltransferase, translating into MGTSTIKELHTPQEILQAFPVMNQLRTHLTERDYLDLVTEAMEKDMYKMFAMFDQGEIVAVTGFKPMITLYYGRFVWVCDLVTDTNKRSNGYGEKLLSFVHEWSENNGYKTVALSSGLHRTDAHRFYEGKMGYDKVSYVFKKVL; encoded by the coding sequence ATGGGGACATCTACTATCAAGGAACTCCACACACCACAGGAAATTCTTCAAGCTTTTCCAGTGATGAATCAATTGCGAACGCATCTAACTGAAAGAGACTATTTGGATCTCGTTACAGAAGCCATGGAAAAAGATATGTACAAAATGTTTGCTATGTTTGACCAAGGGGAAATTGTTGCGGTTACTGGGTTTAAACCAATGATTACACTTTACTATGGCCGTTTTGTTTGGGTATGTGATTTAGTGACCGATACAAACAAAAGGTCTAATGGATATGGTGAAAAGCTTCTATCTTTTGTCCATGAATGGTCAGAAAACAATGGGTATAAGACCGTGGCTTTATCATCAGGTTTGCATCGAACTGATGCTCATCGATTCTATGAAGGGAAAATGGGTTATGACAAAGTAAGTTATGTCTTTAAAAAAGTCCTGTAA
- a CDS encoding phosphotransferase, with the protein MIGIPLSLAKLTNGFDWEPITIGHSEAMTFLLKGSHEHRYLKVQPVHTVERLFDEKEKMKWLEGKLPVPRVLFYEKDEANEYLLMSEIKGVNASDQSHRGNLPAVIESLGAGLMTIHSIGIGDCPFTQSLSVKIEEAKNRVAQGTC; encoded by the coding sequence TTGATAGGGATTCCTTTGAGTTTAGCAAAATTAACAAACGGATTCGATTGGGAACCGATAACAATTGGGCATTCGGAAGCGATGACCTTCTTGTTGAAAGGCTCACATGAACACCGATATCTTAAAGTACAGCCGGTTCATACGGTAGAACGTCTCTTTGATGAAAAGGAAAAGATGAAGTGGTTGGAAGGTAAGCTGCCTGTGCCACGTGTCTTATTCTACGAGAAGGACGAAGCAAATGAATATCTGTTAATGTCTGAGATTAAAGGTGTGAATGCTTCGGATCAATCACATCGAGGCAATTTGCCTGCAGTGATAGAGTCATTAGGAGCCGGACTTATGACTATTCATAGTATAGGGATCGGTGATTGCCCCTTTACTCAAAGCTTGAGTGTGAAAATAGAAGAGGCGAAGAATAGAGTAGCGCAAGGGACTTGTTGA
- a CDS encoding ABC transporter substrate-binding protein, with product MMGKRLLTLMLALVVVLAGCVQTKSDVSGEKEKGDTKGGGNNGKVTIELLGMSSGEEDMNIVRDQLIKNGFDVKLNIQPDYGSFKAQRDAGNFDIALSSWTTVTGNPDYAVRSLFKSDGDNSNISDEEVDKLIEKASTETSDEYQETYKQLEQRLVAEKAYIAPLYNSFKAQGVNKDVLNPGTVRLAKSRAIAWETIDFNDASKRESMPLIAQQAIGSLTSLDPIKGNDGSINTLNTNMYVRLVNLTDDDKVVSDGSLSYNYAIGEGNSDYYFILRDDINFAKVEGGTAVDTGERVGADDVVFSLNRAKDKNSVPDHRTYSLHESIKNVEIVTDLTELENVKQSGGEASIREALEKGLKVNISELVGDKSAADSKAGKYQVIKVTTNEPFPQVLNYLAHQSAGIVSKKQVESINTYDVASFDVNKDIPYGDQRTVTEGSTYNNHLYASGPYILVKKNDYQADFAKNPAYRAGSEFEPKISSVTVRFIQDADSALSALRNGEIHFFNGVPETKYDLVENDDKLVLQKNDSNAVAYLVFNAGDRDVAKSENLRKAVLYSINQNEFLNYYQGNKKKAYSTVSPLVNTGNELVADPAKVKEFLAEFHAE from the coding sequence ATGATGGGTAAAAGATTATTAACCCTCATGCTTGCGCTTGTCGTTGTGTTGGCAGGCTGTGTGCAAACAAAATCAGATGTGTCCGGTGAGAAAGAAAAAGGAGATACAAAAGGTGGCGGCAACAACGGCAAAGTGACGATTGAGTTACTTGGAATGAGCTCAGGGGAGGAAGATATGAATATCGTCCGCGACCAGCTCATCAAAAACGGCTTTGACGTGAAATTGAATATCCAACCGGATTACGGTAGCTTCAAAGCGCAACGTGATGCAGGGAATTTCGACATTGCATTATCCAGCTGGACGACTGTAACAGGGAACCCGGATTATGCAGTTCGCTCTTTGTTCAAATCTGACGGTGACAACAGTAATATTAGTGACGAAGAAGTTGATAAATTAATAGAAAAAGCAAGTACTGAAACATCAGATGAATACCAAGAAACGTATAAGCAACTTGAACAAAGACTTGTAGCAGAGAAAGCATATATTGCACCGCTTTATAATTCATTCAAAGCACAAGGGGTTAATAAAGATGTATTGAACCCGGGAACAGTACGACTTGCAAAATCACGCGCAATCGCGTGGGAAACAATCGATTTCAATGATGCATCGAAGCGCGAAAGTATGCCGTTGATAGCTCAACAGGCAATCGGATCATTAACTTCCCTTGACCCGATCAAAGGGAATGACGGTTCTATCAATACGTTGAACACGAATATGTATGTGCGTCTCGTCAATTTGACAGATGACGACAAAGTAGTTTCAGATGGATCGCTTTCGTATAACTATGCGATCGGCGAAGGCAACTCAGACTATTACTTCATTCTTCGAGATGATATCAACTTTGCTAAAGTTGAGGGAGGAACAGCGGTAGATACAGGGGAGCGCGTTGGCGCAGATGATGTTGTGTTTTCATTGAACCGTGCGAAAGATAAAAATTCCGTGCCGGATCACCGAACGTACAGCTTACATGAAAGCATCAAGAACGTCGAAATTGTGACGGATCTTACTGAGCTTGAAAACGTAAAACAATCCGGTGGGGAAGCGTCAATCCGAGAGGCACTTGAAAAAGGACTAAAAGTTAACATTTCTGAACTTGTTGGAGATAAGTCAGCAGCCGATAGTAAAGCTGGAAAATACCAGGTGATAAAGGTAACGACAAATGAGCCGTTTCCACAAGTGTTGAACTACTTGGCACACCAATCCGCAGGGATCGTGTCGAAAAAACAAGTGGAAAGCATTAACACGTACGATGTAGCTTCTTTTGATGTGAATAAAGACATTCCATACGGCGATCAGCGTACCGTTACAGAAGGTTCTACCTATAACAACCATCTATATGCGAGTGGTCCATATATTCTTGTGAAGAAAAACGATTACCAAGCAGACTTCGCAAAAAACCCGGCGTATCGCGCGGGCAGTGAATTCGAACCGAAGATTTCTAGTGTAACTGTCCGATTCATTCAAGACGCAGACAGCGCATTATCCGCATTACGTAACGGCGAAATCCATTTCTTCAACGGTGTTCCGGAGACGAAGTATGATCTCGTTGAAAATGATGACAAACTCGTCTTGCAGAAGAACGACAGCAACGCAGTCGCTTACTTGGTCTTCAACGCGGGAGACCGCGATGTGGCGAAGAGCGAAAACTTACGGAAAGCCGTTTTGTATTCCATCAACCAAAATGAGTTCTTGAATTATTATCAAGGGAATAAAAAGAAAGCTTACTCAACGGTAAGTCCATTAGTCAACACAGGCAACGAATTAGTTGCGGATCCAGCCAAAGTGAAGGAATTCCTTGCGGAGTTTCATGCGGAATAA
- a CDS encoding ABC transporter permease, whose amino-acid sequence MEEKLKNRHALAVSKEYPQANFTWIISLVVALIFLGNSFSFKTGELNTIVFAIFIAYLITTLLQLFITWKMKRDLLNNSEIRRGTRRLGYIQLLSLMTGNIFTAAFAFNLINKRKTPEYTFAVYMFLTQLFVIAISAVNIFKPYVTDTFPIAMLVLLVVAVFHLVVIILVTRSVTDVSAPRWMATIAVIVILTAATGNLFALLLGWSLLLKSMSKDHSRIMKWNVMWEKITRNSTATLGMFFIILMFSISVVSEFTFDYSLAVENDYGNILQTPNLAYPFGTDNFGRDVFTRIIFGARISLIVGFASTLIPAVVGGFLGGIAGYYSNRTDNMIMRVLDVLYAIPGILLAIAIIAAFGANTVNLIIALSVGSIPTYARTMRANVLMVSNYDFVDSARALGTSDMSIIFKQVVPNSLAPMIVKSTLTIGGAVIATSSLSYLGLGVEPHIPEWGNILRVGSTYLESHSYLAIFPGLAIILLVLSFNFLGDGLRDALDPRLD is encoded by the coding sequence ATGGAAGAGAAGCTGAAAAATCGGCATGCATTGGCTGTATCAAAAGAATACCCGCAAGCGAATTTCACCTGGATCATTTCATTGGTCGTCGCGTTGATCTTCTTAGGGAACAGTTTCTCGTTCAAAACCGGGGAACTGAATACGATTGTTTTCGCAATATTCATCGCTTATTTAATAACAACTCTTTTACAGCTGTTTATCACATGGAAGATGAAAAGAGATCTGTTGAATAATAGTGAAATCCGCAGAGGGACTCGCCGGTTGGGGTATATACAGCTGCTTAGTTTAATGACAGGCAATATCTTCACGGCTGCGTTCGCATTTAATCTTATCAATAAACGGAAGACGCCCGAATATACATTCGCTGTCTACATGTTTTTGACCCAACTATTCGTCATAGCGATTTCGGCAGTGAATATTTTCAAACCATACGTCACGGACACGTTTCCAATTGCAATGCTTGTTTTGCTCGTCGTAGCCGTTTTCCATTTGGTGGTAATAATACTCGTGACGAGATCGGTAACAGATGTTAGTGCTCCACGGTGGATGGCAACAATAGCAGTCATCGTCATTCTCACTGCAGCAACGGGAAATTTGTTCGCGTTGCTATTAGGGTGGAGCCTTTTGCTTAAATCAATGAGCAAAGACCACTCGCGCATTATGAAATGGAATGTGATGTGGGAGAAGATTACGCGGAATTCGACAGCGACGTTAGGGATGTTTTTCATTATCCTAATGTTTTCGATTTCGGTTGTGAGCGAGTTCACGTTCGATTATTCACTTGCGGTCGAAAATGATTACGGCAACATCCTACAAACTCCAAACTTGGCCTATCCGTTCGGTACAGATAACTTCGGCCGAGACGTATTTACACGAATTATATTCGGCGCTAGGATTTCCTTGATTGTCGGATTTGCTTCAACGCTCATCCCGGCGGTAGTCGGTGGATTCCTTGGTGGAATCGCTGGTTATTACAGCAACCGGACAGATAATATGATCATGCGTGTGCTTGACGTGCTGTATGCGATTCCTGGAATCTTGCTTGCGATTGCCATTATTGCTGCGTTCGGTGCGAATACGGTGAACTTGATCATCGCGCTCAGCGTCGGGTCGATTCCGACATATGCGCGAACGATGCGGGCGAATGTCCTCATGGTGTCGAATTATGATTTCGTCGATTCGGCTCGTGCGCTCGGCACGTCGGATATGTCGATCATCTTTAAGCAAGTCGTTCCTAATTCGTTGGCACCGATGATCGTCAAGTCAACGCTGACTATAGGAGGAGCCGTTATTGCAACAAGTAGTTTGAGTTATTTAGGTCTTGGCGTCGAACCGCATATTCCTGAGTGGGGGAATATTTTGCGGGTAGGCAGTACGTATTTGGAATCCCATTCATATTTAGCGATTTTTCCAGGGTTAGCGATCATTTTGCTCGTCCTTTCCTTCAACTTTTTAGGGGACGGACTGAGAGATGCGCTTGACCCAAGACTTGATTAA
- a CDS encoding ABC transporter permease, which yields MYRFLLYLTGLPLHILVYLFYLLKKKDRTYEATMADVQRELTDEGRKDHLFHEYKDQLLRKAEFFQQKKNPNEIRLQAEKLAAERFQQEVGRRTDERLSQVGVRKETYSSYFLSLLERPMFLLATLVPGVLMYAWLFLISNPFLKYIMERLVQSVFVIIGVGILVFSILYISPFDPASNILGESATKEQIAAFNQIHGLDLPYLQQLWNALKGIATFDLGSSFAGNEDIASSIANKFPITLTIAIFSVLMAIVIAIPVGILSATRPNSFLDTTFMFIALLGLSIPNFWQGLIFILNFSIKLGWLSATYTPGNALSIIMPVVVLGTGLTASIARMMRSSLLEIIHEDYIITARAKGLTKSQMLWKHAVGNAMIPVITVIGLMFGGMLGGAAVTEKVFNIKGIGSYIVDKQFIPDVPAIMGGVVYIAITISLVNLLIDILYAFLDPRIRSKMKQT from the coding sequence ATGTATCGATTCCTGCTCTATTTAACAGGATTGCCTCTCCATATACTCGTTTATCTCTTTTATTTATTGAAGAAAAAAGACCGTACATACGAAGCGACGATGGCAGATGTCCAAAGGGAGCTTACAGATGAAGGTCGGAAAGATCATTTATTCCACGAGTACAAAGATCAGTTGCTGCGTAAAGCGGAATTTTTCCAGCAGAAGAAAAATCCGAATGAAATTCGCCTTCAAGCAGAAAAATTGGCGGCCGAACGGTTTCAGCAAGAGGTTGGGCGACGGACCGATGAACGGCTTTCGCAAGTAGGTGTTCGTAAAGAGACGTATTCTTCGTACTTTTTATCACTCCTTGAACGGCCGATGTTCCTTCTCGCAACGCTTGTGCCGGGTGTCCTTATGTATGCTTGGCTGTTTCTGATCAGCAACCCGTTTTTGAAATATATAATGGAGCGACTCGTCCAAAGTGTGTTTGTCATTATTGGGGTAGGGATCCTCGTCTTTTCCATTCTTTATATTTCACCATTCGATCCCGCTTCTAACATTCTTGGAGAATCGGCGACGAAGGAACAGATTGCAGCGTTTAATCAAATCCATGGACTTGACCTGCCATATTTGCAGCAACTATGGAATGCACTGAAAGGAATTGCAACGTTCGATCTTGGTTCATCTTTTGCGGGCAATGAAGATATCGCGTCGAGTATTGCAAATAAATTCCCGATTACCCTTACGATTGCAATCTTCTCGGTCCTAATGGCTATTGTCATTGCAATCCCCGTCGGCATTTTGTCTGCGACTCGGCCGAATTCGTTTTTGGATACGACATTCATGTTCATTGCATTGTTAGGGCTATCGATTCCGAATTTCTGGCAAGGTCTGATCTTCATCTTGAATTTCTCGATCAAGCTTGGTTGGTTGTCAGCCACTTATACCCCGGGGAATGCATTATCGATCATCATGCCAGTTGTCGTTTTAGGAACTGGACTTACTGCTTCGATCGCAAGGATGATGCGGTCTTCGTTGCTTGAAATCATCCATGAGGACTACATCATTACGGCACGCGCGAAAGGGCTAACAAAGAGCCAGATGCTTTGGAAGCACGCAGTCGGAAATGCGATGATCCCAGTCATTACCGTTATCGGTCTCATGTTTGGGGGCATGTTAGGCGGCGCTGCTGTGACCGAGAAAGTATTCAATATTAAAGGGATCGGCAGCTACATCGTCGATAAGCAATTCATCCCGGACGTCCCGGCTATCATGGGCGGCGTCGTCTATATTGCAATTACGATTTCGCTCGTAAATTTGCTGATTGACATTTTGTACGCATTCCTCGATCCGCGGATCCGTTCGAAAATGAAACAAACATAA